A region from the Lentisphaera profundi genome encodes:
- a CDS encoding YdhR family protein: protein MKKLLIIDFPFAGPFGNDLANKLDVLAQKIKDEPGFIWKVWTEDPEAKRSGGVYLFESEESCLVYLHKHLERLSTIVEKEEVKYYLRDLNDDLNKISFIS from the coding sequence ATGAAAAAACTATTGATAATTGACTTTCCGTTTGCAGGACCTTTTGGTAATGATTTGGCAAATAAGCTGGATGTACTAGCCCAAAAAATAAAAGATGAACCTGGATTTATTTGGAAAGTATGGACGGAAGATCCGGAAGCAAAAAGATCGGGTGGAGTCTATTTATTTGAAAGTGAAGAAAGCTGTTTAGTGTATCTTCATAAACACTTAGAACGACTAAGTACAATCGTTGAGAAAGAAGAGGTGAAGTATTACTTAAGAGACCTTAATGACGATCTTAATAAAATAAGTTTTATATCTTGA
- a CDS encoding acyltransferase family protein, which translates to MKFRKDINGLRAVAVLPVLFFHAEWDIFTGGFLGVDVFFVISGFLISSNILKDLDADVFSIPSFYNRRARRILPALLFTCLITMLLSLLFMLPYELKNYGQSLVASLLASNNFLLYLTSGYWSLATEFKPLYHTWSLGVEEQYYIIIPLLFTGLYRTTRNKLHAVTFTLLTILLISYYLSFHSQNIEFDFLMLSHRIWELLSGSLLAILLRVKTTQKNNILVLLGILLIFSSYSFPYMFSTNPAVYRLSPVLGTLLIISFSSDTLVMGRILSCKILFLIGSWSYSIYLLHMPILAFLRLSMEENPSAFIQIIFVLLAIPLASLSWSFIEKPFKDPTIISQKCFYSVHLILAISLLTFGLILHQSYGLQNYISKYSYGNNPQQYNDKPYHFKKDSFEQNKKKRLLIIGNSFARDFTNMIIENNIEVSHEIIYLPHLTKNLALSKNLISSTDITIVVSSSGMQQTEANPSKSQYLYDFLKKYSNGEFLLIGTKNFGRNNNFILRKSTDELIDYKVKISSTVLAANTIDKKIWGSHHIDLMAILSSDHIHVPIFTPEGKLISFDTEHLTQDGAIHLGQLLLKHSILKGLLPRS; encoded by the coding sequence ATGAAATTCAGAAAAGACATAAATGGGTTAAGAGCAGTCGCTGTTTTACCTGTATTATTTTTCCATGCCGAATGGGATATCTTTACTGGAGGCTTCTTGGGAGTAGATGTTTTTTTTGTTATCAGTGGCTTTTTGATTAGCTCAAACATACTCAAAGATCTAGATGCAGATGTTTTTTCAATCCCTTCATTTTATAATCGTAGAGCCCGAAGAATACTCCCCGCATTACTATTCACATGTTTAATAACTATGCTTTTATCCTTGCTATTTATGCTCCCTTATGAGCTCAAAAATTATGGACAATCTTTAGTCGCTAGCCTTTTGGCATCCAATAACTTTTTACTCTATTTAACTTCTGGTTATTGGAGTTTAGCCACTGAATTCAAACCCCTGTATCATACTTGGAGTCTAGGAGTAGAAGAACAATACTACATCATTATTCCTCTATTATTTACAGGGCTATACCGAACAACACGTAATAAATTACATGCAGTAACGTTCACCCTCCTAACCATCCTACTTATTAGTTATTACCTCTCTTTTCATAGTCAAAATATAGAATTTGATTTTTTGATGCTGAGCCATCGAATCTGGGAGCTACTTTCAGGTTCATTACTAGCTATATTATTACGAGTCAAAACTACTCAAAAGAATAATATTTTAGTTCTACTGGGGATCTTGTTGATTTTTAGCTCATATAGCTTTCCCTACATGTTCTCTACTAATCCTGCAGTATACCGTTTATCCCCCGTACTTGGTACCTTATTAATAATTTCCTTCTCATCAGACACACTCGTAATGGGTCGAATCTTATCCTGTAAAATTTTATTTTTAATAGGAAGCTGGAGCTATAGCATATATCTACTCCACATGCCTATCCTCGCATTTCTTCGACTTTCCATGGAAGAAAACCCAAGTGCGTTTATTCAAATAATATTTGTTTTACTGGCTATTCCTCTAGCGTCTCTATCGTGGAGCTTCATCGAGAAACCCTTTAAAGATCCTACTATTATTTCTCAGAAATGTTTTTATTCAGTCCACCTAATATTAGCAATTTCACTATTAACTTTTGGTCTGATTTTACATCAAAGCTACGGTCTTCAAAATTATATTTCAAAATATTCATATGGAAACAATCCTCAGCAATACAACGATAAGCCTTACCATTTTAAAAAAGATAGCTTTGAACAAAATAAGAAAAAACGTCTGCTGATTATTGGAAATTCATTCGCAAGAGATTTTACTAATATGATCATAGAGAATAACATCGAAGTTTCGCATGAAATCATTTATTTACCTCACCTTACAAAAAATCTAGCACTCTCTAAAAATTTAATATCTTCGACTGATATCACTATAGTCGTATCGTCTTCTGGCATGCAGCAAACTGAAGCTAATCCAAGTAAATCTCAATACTTATATGATTTCTTGAAAAAATACTCGAACGGCGAATTCTTATTAATCGGGACGAAAAATTTTGGCCGCAATAACAACTTTATACTTAGAAAATCTACTGATGAGCTAATCGACTACAAAGTTAAGATCAGTAGTACGGTATTAGCCGCCAACACAATTGATAAGAAAATTTGGGGATCACATCATATCGATCTAATGGCAATACTTTCGAGTGACCACATACATGTACCTATCTTTACTCCTGAGGGTAAACTCATCAGTTTTGACACCGAACATTTAACACAAGATGGTGCAATTCACCTTGGTCAACTCCTTCTTAAACACTCTATTTTGAAAGGCCTTCTTCCTCGGAGTTAA